Proteins found in one Macrobrachium nipponense isolate FS-2020 chromosome 4, ASM1510439v2, whole genome shotgun sequence genomic segment:
- the LOC135211316 gene encoding A disintegrin and metalloproteinase with thrombospondin motifs like, translating into MAIKSLLMCHQATLAEQGIMQRTAAALITLFLVAYSDASVIKELTTGEDRAQVQLSRNRLFSDAIDLKVEAFGEEYSLRLLPATSVLVEDFRMQRATRSKEGHLIIEDLRVGRPNCVYQDTALQASLIVEGNTVDGFITSNIAFRPNPDGTHVAYQPYFQPFPKSWNATADYMKVPENLIEPRNVIADLRADGTVYPEIYVLVDSTISSLLGDHGKIQDYLSVFWNAVNQRYAGLKDPQMRLRLAGALIIDTPADEPFITNNILSKDYISGEGTLDSLGDWLYTRAQLPKYDIAYLMTGRNMATVDSGVIQDGLAGISWQGGACLISDEMQRSFNTAMGEDVGAVYSGVLTAAHEVAHTLGVPHDGVDGAEGCPWEDGYIMSYVAGKSNKLFFSPCSQSLMRSYLASAEADCLWEKTSVDAITLSNKLPGDIITLDGQCQKITGNSTAYASKSVSDDSLCVQLVCQWQEKKGNSVYVYTQSSGQPAAEGSACRGGGRCLNGKCQ; encoded by the coding sequence ATGGCTATAAAAAGCCTTCTGATGTGTCACCAAGCGACATTAGCAGAGCAAGGCATCATGCAGCGGACAGCAGCAGCTCTGATCACCCTCTTCCTAGTGGCTTACAGCGATGCCTCAGTTATCAAAGAACTCACGACAGGAGAAGACCGAGCCCAAGTTCAGCTATCGAGGAACCGCCTTTTCTCCGATGCCATAGATCTCAAGGTGGAAGCCTTCGGTGAAGAATACAGCCTTCGTCTTTTGCCTGCGACCTCTGTTTTAGTCGAAGATTTCAGAATGCAGCGAGCTACTCGAAGTAAAGAGGGCCATTTAATCATAGAAGATTTGAGAGTTGGTAGACCTAACTGTGTGTATCAGGATACAGCTCTACAGGCCTCACTTATAGTGGAGGGGAACACAGTTGATGGCTTCATAACATCAAACATTGCCTTTAGACCTAACCCTGATGGAACTCATGTAGCCTACCAACCTTATTTCCAGCCATTTCCTAAATCATGGAATGCGACTGCAGACTACATGAAAGTACCAGAAAATCTGATTGAGCCTAGGAATGTCATTGCTGATCTCAGAGCAGACGGAACGGTATATCCAGAGATCTATGTGTTAGTGGACAGTACCATCTCTTCACTTTTGGGGGACCATGGCAAAATCCAAGATTATTTGTCTGTCTTTTGGAATGCTGTCAATCAGAGGTACGCAGGACTGAAAGACCCCCAGATGAGACTTAGATTGGCTGGTGCCCTGATCATTGACACCCCAGCTGATGAACCTTTCATCACAAATAACATTCTGTCAAAAGACTATATTTCAGGGGAAGGGACTCTGGACTCTCTTGGTGACTGGCTCTATACAAGGGCTCAGCTGCCAAAGTATGACATAGCTTATCTGATGACAGGAAGAAACATGGCTACGGTTGACTCTGGGGTGATTCAGGATGGCCTAGCTGGGATATCTTGGCAAGGGGGCGCTTGCCTGATCTCAGATGAAATGCAGAGGTCTTTCAACACTGCAATGGGGGAAGATGTCGGTGCTGTTTATTCAGGCGTCTTGACAGCTGCCCATGAGGTTGCTCATACTCTCGGTGTGCCCCATGATGGAGTTGATGGAGCTGAGGGATGCCCTTGGGAAGATGGGTACATCATGAGCTATGTAGCAGGCAAATCTAACAAGCTGTTCTTCTCGCCTTGTTCACAGAGTCTGATGAGGAGCTACCTGGCTTCTGCAGAAGCAGATTGCCTGTGGGAGAAGACCTCTGTTGATGCTATAACCTTGTCCAACAAATTACCCGGAGACATCATCACATTGGATGGGCAGTGCCAGAAGATCACTGGGAACAGCACGGCTTATGCGTCCAAGTCTGTGAGCGACGACTCGCTGTGTGTACAGCTGGTGTGCCAGTGGCAGGAGAAGAAGGGCAATTCGGTCTATGTTTACACCCAGTCGTCTGGGCAGCCTGCTGCAGAAGGCTCTGCCTGCCGGGGTGGAGGACGATGCCTCAATGGAAAATGCCAATAA